From one Neovison vison isolate M4711 chromosome 1, ASM_NN_V1, whole genome shotgun sequence genomic stretch:
- the GCNT4 gene encoding beta-1,3-galactosyl-O-glycosyl-glycoprotein beta-1,6-N-acetylglucosaminyltransferase 4, with protein sequence MKTFKCCLKYPAQQKVFILFVTLWLFSLLKLLNVKSLFSPQRGIYLVESFLSTSPFVRNRYTNVKNEVRYDVNCSGVYEQAPLEIGKSLEIRRRDIIDLDDEDVVAITSDCDIYQTLRRYHLKPVSREEKSFPIAYSLVVHKDAIMVERLLHAIYHQHNIYCIHYDHKSPDVFKVAMNNLAKCFSNVFIASKLETVQYAHISRLQADLNCLSDLLKSSVRWKYVINLCGQDFPLKSNFELVSELKKLNGANMLETVKPPTSKMERFTYHYELRQVPYEYVKLPVRTNVSKEAPPHNIEIFVGSAYFVLSRAFVKYIFNNSLVKDFFAWSEDTYSPDEHFWATLIRVPGIPGEISRSAQDVSDLQSKTRLVKWNYHEGVLYPRCTGSHLRSVCIFGAAELRWLINDGHWFANKFDSKVDPVLIKCLAEMLEEQQRQWITLSSKKLLMAKNPIITS encoded by the coding sequence ATGAAGACATTCAAATGTTGTCTTAAATACCCAGCACAGCAGAAAGTTTTCATCTTATTTGTAACTCTGTGGCTGTTCTCCCTGTTGAAGCTTCTAAATGTGAAAAGCCTCTTCTCCCCTCAAAGAGGCATTTACTTGGTTGAGTCCTTCCTGAGTACCTCGCCTTTTGTAAGGAACAGGTACACTAATGTGAAGAATGAAGTCAGGTATGACGTGAACTGCTCAGGGGTCTATGAACAGGCACCTTTGGAAATCGGCAAAAGTCTGGAAATAAGAAGGAGAGACATCATTGACTTGGATGATGAGGATGTCGTGGCAATAACCAGTGACTGTGACATTTATCAGACCCTGCGAAGGTACCATCTAAAGCCCGTTTCAAGGGAGGAGAAGAGCTTCCCAATAGCCTACTCTTTGGTCGTTCATAAAGACGCCATTATGGTTGAAAGGCTACTCCATGCTATATACCACCAGCACAATATTTACTGCATCCACTATGACCATAAGTCACCTGATGTCTTCAAAGTTGCCATGAACAATTTAGCCAAGTGCTTCTCCAATGTTTTCATTGCCTCCAAATTGGAGACAGTGCAATATGCACACATTTCCAGACTCCAGGCTGATCTAAATTGCCTGTCAGACCTCCTCAAGTCCTCAGTTCGGTGGAAATATGTTATCAATCTGTGTGGGCAAGATTTTCCATTGAAGTCAAATTTTGAATTGGTATCAGAGTTGAAAAAACTCAACGGAGCAAATATGTTAGAAACGGTGAAACCCCCAACCAGTAAAATGGAAAGATTCACTTATCACTATGAACTCAGACAGGTGCCTTATGAATATGTGAAGCTACCAGTAAGGACAAACGTCTCCAAGGAAGCCCCCCCTCATAACATTGAGATATTTGTTGGCAgtgcttattttgttttaagtcGGGCATTTGTGAAATACATTTTCAACAACTCCCTCGTTAAAGACTTTTTTGCCTGGTCTGAAGATACGTACTCTCCGGATGAACATTTTTGGGCTACCTTAATTCGGGTACCAGGAATACCTGGGGAGATTTCTAGGTCAGCCCAAGATGTGTCTGACTTACAGAGTAAGACCCGCCTTGTCAAATGGAACTATCACGAAGGCGTCTTGTATCCACGATGTACGGGCTCCCACCTTCGAAGTGTGTGTATCTTTGGGGCGGCAGAATTAAGGTGGCTGATAAACGACGGGCATTGGTTTGCTAATAAATTTGATTCTAAGGTGGATCCTGTCTTGATTAAATGCCTGGCGGAAATGCTTGAAGAGCAGCAGAGACAATGGATCACtttatcttcaaaaaaattacttATGGCTAAAAATCCCATAATCACATCATGA